ttgatgtcaaaaaaatattttaagcaaaATTTTGATTGACCAAATCCGTGATATTTTTTTAAGTCATTAAATTTTTGATGCGTGTAggctcctgtcaaaattttgatcCAACTTTTTAGTCTTTAGACCATTTCCGACGTTTACTaggtttatcagagtccaatgctaacactagtgctatggccactgatgcatccatgtcgaagattttgacgatactgaattttgatgggaaaaacgcctaaaTGCGTGTGGGTAACTATGCATCACAATTTTGTTtcaaagttacacgtcaaaattgatgctttttttgaacgtgtattttaggCTTAAGACCCTGAAAGCAGTATGGGCAAAATttgaaaaactttaaatatttcatatatgaacattTGTAAGTCAACATTAAAATGCAAGTTTTGGAAAGAATAGTTTTCTGTAATATGGCAAGGGAAGCATAAGACAATAGTAGGCAAGGTGGAACGTGGGACAGCGTTAATATGATGCGAGGAATGGTGGATTTCTCATGTTGGCTTGAGCGGCAATAAAGGCGTAAAGAAGTGTCAAGCGATGCTTGACAGATGACTTCAAGAAATTCTTATAACACGGAAAGGAAAGGATACAAGATGAACAATTGGAAAGCTAATGATCAGTATAGGACTGAGAAAATTCATCAAAGATAGTAATGTTAACCAGAAATGTTTTAGACAAGCAATTGTCAGACTCAAAATGATTTATAACACTCATCAGACATGACTCAAGGTGGGAAGAACAGATGAGGATAGCAAGATCGATTGCTGGAATATCGTTACAAAAAATACGGCATATTATAAGGACAGCTTACTAGCAGAACACCAaaaattttttttcaaagcttgctattcagaatgcatgaaatatcatgagGTTGGACTAGTGATAAATCAAGAcaggatgagaatggaatatgcaatgctagatgaaatatctttggaaggagtaaggaatgaggtggaatcattcaaataattGGGAactgatttctaatacaggatctttagaattgaggttcaatgaaagattgaaataaatcagacaatggctcggaaaaggaaaattttgaaattaaatcgcctgtaattacataAAATTCAAACTATATATATCGATTTAGCGAGATTTGTGGTATTGTATGTTCAAgaattgtggtatgacaatgaaacatcaaTATCCAacattctgtagatttgagaacaaaacactCAGAAGAATATTTAGTCAAATGGTGGGACAGGAATAGAAATTAAACTTGACAATATTACAATAGTGCCAACACTTCACAACTGGgtctcacaaggcactagaagttagaagacccaaccctacatggccaaggactatgaagcaggaaacaaatggagaaatatttattcaaaggcTTGAGGTAAAGAAGACTGCTAAATTCTAACAAGAGGCCCTCAAATACGTATAGATGAATATAACTAAAGCGATGTAATAAGGTGGAACCAACAACCAAGACGTTGGTAAAGCAAGAGCAGAAGTCTTAGGGGGAAAGCCTGGTAGACAAATTCAACAGTAGATCCCCTGCCATACTTTGGCGCATGCAGCAGCAACCACAAGCTACTCAATACTGAGCAGGCCATTGTGCAAATCAGATTTACATCACACCCAGAAATAAGGTAGTCAATTTAACGGTCGGGGTAGGACCACACGCATGCATTAATTCTCAGAAAACAAATGTATTACAAAGCATGTTTGTCTTGTTGGCACATTACAGTATTGCTTGGCACTTTGTGGCTACTGGGAAGCGTGGCagagaaatgaaattataattgcTTTCCAGCTCCAGACAACCCTATTCAGGTCAAAGGTTTAtaattcatgtaggaacaaagtaaaaaaaaaaatgggattatcAAATCTGATATACTAATCCGTTTCAAATTTTAAATGATACTTGAGCATTTTTTCAACAAAGAAAACTGGAATAAAGGCTTGTAAAATTACTATTGTAAAAAGGTAATCCCCATCATGTAAGCACTACTAAAAGACATACTGTGAAGtcataatttatttgaaaaataatacgTTATCCAGTCACACAAGCACAGGTTACACAGTAACCTCTTTATGAAATTGATAAATTAAACGGAATGTCGACTCGctggaaaaaaaaagggaaaaagaaatgtgaaaaaatagATCAGCACTACTCCTCCTGCATGGTATACCAGTTAGCATTCAACACCCTTCAATCCAGGGTACAATGAATTATCTGCCTTTTATAACTAAAAACTACTTCTTGGTATATGCTGCTCATTTACTAGCCTTTTTTACAGGGCCAGTATAGATTTATGCTGGGTATACAATACAAAGCGAGCAATCGCAAAGACCTCCTCAGAAATATAGAACTCAGATCATTAAGGTCAAAACACTCATACATCTAGCAATATACACGCCACATACGACATCAAACCATTCACTAATGGTCcagaaatattctttttctttgctAAAAAGGTAATATTGAACGCCATTATTTACATTCAAGATTACAATACAACCACTTCTTTAGCACTGAAAGGAACATGTTACcattttttttacaaagtaataAAAACTGTTCCTTCCTCTTAAACGATTACAACTGACAGGTACTTTAAGTATGAGGAAAAATAATTGCCAGCACCAACTCAAGTGCTCCTAAGCTAAGAAATAGTACAAAAAAGGAGCCCATAGGGTTTAATGAGCCACCCACATGTGGTCAATCTAGGAAAAGTTGTGATCAGAGACTAGGCTGTAGCAGTAGCTGCTTCTTTAGGCTCGGCAGCTTCTTCAGAAACCTTAGCCTTCTTCCTTGGAGTACCCTCGGTCTCGGGTTCTTCTGCCGCCCGCTTTTCTGTGGGAGAAAGTAATTCCAAGTGAACCACAAATGTTGGACTTTCAAACCATGCATTTTCAGTGTGCATAGGAAAATCAAGACTAGTACATGTAGCCTATACATCAAGTTCATTAGACTAAAATTAAATACTAATATCAATCAGTATACTGCACGATAAAGGACTTACCAGATTCACCATTGGTAGCGGATTCTGCCTCTGTATGACCGTTCATTTCTTCAGACTGAAAGAAACATGTACATCAGATAAAAATTCGAGAAAAACTGTTAAAGGTTCTAAAATTTATgaggaataatttatttttcaagatattaaATTTTGACAAGGGAGCCATCAAAAACTTAAAACAGCCTCCTGGAAAGAATTTACCATAATTAATCTTAGATATGTTAAGTGTTTAATTTTGACCATTGAATTTATGGGCTGTCCCAGTGCAAAAAAACTGCTATAGGCATAGCATTCTGAATCAAAAGAACATTTGAATTACCTTGCCATTAGTCTCGGGTGCTGATCCGTTGACTTCCATTTCTTCGGGTTTGTCCTCTTCCCTCTTTTCGGTCTTTTCCTTGGCTTCCTCAGATGTTTTCTCTTCcttgtcttctttcttttctttcttctcctcctctttcttagCAGGCTCCTCTTTAGCCTTTTCTTCCTTTTCAGCAGGTTTTTCTTCAGAGGACTTTTCTTCCTTGTCAGCAGTCTTTTCCTCTTTGTCAGCGGTCTTTTCTTTGTCAGCAGTCTTGTCTTCTTTCTTGTCGGCGGTCTTTTCTTTGTCGGCAGTCTTTTCTTCTTTGTCGGCAGTCTTTTCTTCCTTGTCGGTGGTCTTTTCTTTGTCAGCAGTCTTGTCTTCTTCCTTGTCTGTGGCCTTTGCTTCTTTCTCAGATTCCTTGGTTTTGTCTTCCTCGGAGGCTGACTTTTCTGCAGATTCTTTCTCAGATTTTTCCTCTTTATCCTTAGTCTCGGTCTTTGCCTCCTCCTTGGCTTCTACCCCATTTTCTTTGGGCTTCTCATTCTCTTTCGTTTCAGGAACTTCCTTGGTTTCTTTGGTCTCCTTCACTTCTTTGGTCTCCTTGGTGACTTCGGGAGTAGCcctggaaaaaaagggaaaaattaacacTCCAGGAAATATACTTCAATTCAGAATCTGAGTATGAAATAGGTAAATATTAATTATACCTTAAACAAAAAACTTATTGCCATAACATAATATTTTCATAACTAAAATCTAATTACCTAATCTCGCTTAACAGAAATAAATCGACGACTAAACAATACCCGAAGTATGTATTTAGGTCTCTAAAGCcacatttaatttttcaaataattgaCTTATCCCACCTCATTTATGGAGTAAATTGAATGGAAAATTTTTAAAACCTCAGGAATAATATTTACGTCAAGTATGGTCTTAGAATGGCCTGTTACCTGTTAATCATTGGGACATGATGGAATTGCAATTACAATCTATATAATCATGTTATAATTAAAAAACCCAGACAACTACTGTTAAATTGGCAGCCCAAACGCATGTATGATGGCAAAGGGAGCAGGATACACCAATAGCAGTTTTTTGGGATTCCAGTTAAAACTTTACACCACAGCATAAAGCTAGGTCATTCACCAGCCATCCACAACAACTGCAAAAACAATTACTGTAAATAAAtgtctatacagtatatgggtGAAAAATGTTCTGGCCTTCAGTGCATTAGTTTAGTCCCTAATAACGTAATACACGGCACATTCATAAATTAGGATAGATTTTATTTGTGATTGTGGTGTCATCCCATTACTCATGCTAGCAAATAGGTATTGATGCAAGGCTATAATTCCACACAAATTCCCCgagaaaaaaagttttcaaaaaatcCCTTTCCTAGTATAGGTCATTGGTATTGCCCGGCCTCTTTTTCAGTGACAGCATAGCTAGTAGGCTCATGTATGCGCAAACACTGCTGTAAATTGAAAATATGACTCATAATATACAAAACGTTTAAGCACCACCGGGTGCCAGATATTAAGTGATTGTACCAGAATATAATCCTGACCTGTCCATCAGAGAAAAGTCTAAGACACAAGGTTAGTGCCCTATGAGCCCCTTGGGAAGAATGGCACCCATATGGCTAAACCTTCTCTAGCCCTTTCCAAGGATGGAGTGATGGAGGAAGATTGGCACACTGGCATGTGTGCTGTATCTGCATTTAGACATAGGGATTAAAGACGGAAATTTTTACCATGTCACTCCTGAACTTGGCACAAGTGACAGAAGCTGTAGTCACTTAATCTAGTCTATTTTCAAGCACCCTTGGATTCCTTTGATTTGTGCCATCAAAACATCTGGAAAATGATGGCAGAAAACAGAAAACTAAGGCATTGAGAAATTATCACAAGGTGATAAAAATCCATATTTCTACTTAAAGTATGAAACACCAGAGGCCTTTTCATAGACCTCATAAATACCTAGTTAATAAACGGCACTATAATATTCTCCATCTAagcacctacaaaaaaaaaaaaaaaaaaaaaaaaaaaaacactacatatAAGAGCTTCAGCAGCAAAACTAGGGAAAATTGGATAAAAGATCACGAGATCAAAGTAAATACACATCTTGCAACATCCAATATGCATTCCAGTATGAGATACACCAATGTAATGGCTACCAATAAGGGTAACCTGTGCCAATGCAAATAGCTTCATAAACCTAATTAAAACTGGGTCTAGGTCAAAGATTCTACCAAAACAAAAAAAccggatattatcattattactacatccctagtaggaaaagcaggatgctacaagctctaacaggaaaaatatccccgtgaggaaaggaaatgaggaaatgaatgaaCAAATTAACCCATTCTACAAACATAaaacatgtcatacataaactatgaaagctaTACCTATTAGCATCAGCTAAAGCAAAAATATTGAGGTGATTAAGATATTGCATCCATACAAAGCATTACATTTTCGGATAGCCCATAGTACCAAACAATTCTATAAACAGCCTGAGCAGCACCAAAGCCCTTCGTACTTACACTATGGATTTAATTACAATGGAGAAATATAAATGCCTTCTACACATCTCCATGATGTGTTGTAAAATTCTTCACCTAAAATTCGTATCTCGAGTTCAATTTACTAAGCATATATAATTTGCTTTATATAGGTCAAATTTACCAAGCATTAATTTAACATGTAAATTTCAATTCAAGAAGAATAAACTGGTTTCAACAATTATGTAATTATGATGGCATATAAACTTTAGTTTAGTTTGCTATAAAACGTTTAAAAATAAAGATTTGACAATTTCTTGAGCATTACTGTTAGGTATGTATAGTATGATTCTAAGTGTAAAGGCGATAGGTTAGGCTGTCATTAAATACCATTGCTAATTACAACTCATTCTATCCACAATTCATAGCACTAAGGTGCACGTGCGCTAAATGAATAGTTTATGTCTGATCAAATAGTTGAATCTTATAAGTTATTTGACTACCGAAAGGCCTAATAAACTTTTCGAAAGT
The window above is part of the Palaemon carinicauda isolate YSFRI2023 chromosome 11, ASM3689809v2, whole genome shotgun sequence genome. Proteins encoded here:
- the LOC137650170 gene encoding uncharacterized protein DDB_G0286299-like; the protein is MADTAPEAVATPEVTKETKEVKETKETKEVPETKENEKPKENGVEAKEEAKTETKDKEEKSEKESAEKSASEEDKTKESEKEAKATDKEEDKTADKEKTTDKEEKTADKEEKTADKEKTADKKEDKTADKEKTADKEEKTADKEEKSSEEKPAEKEEKAKEEPAKKEEEKKEKKEDKEEKTSEEAKEKTEKREEDKPEEMEVNGSAPETNGKSEEMNGHTEAESATNGESEKRAAEEPETEGTPRKKAKVSEEAAEPKEAATATA